Within Pseudomonas cichorii, the genomic segment AGCAATGCCGGTAACAACATTCCTGCAATTTTCCCCAATGGTTACCTGCCGCTGATTCGCGGCACCCTGGAAGACACGACGCTGGTCGCCGGTTTGCGTGGCGAGCTTGCCAATAACTGGCATTACGACCTGTCTGCCAACTACGGCAAGAACTCTTACGAGTTGCGCACCAAGACCATCAACACCTCGTTGGGTCTGGCCACTCCGCGCTCGTTCTATAACGGTACGCTGACCAACGACCAGAAGCAGCTCAGCCTGGATCTGTCCCGTGAGTTCAGTGCTGCGTGGCTGCCGTATCCGGTGTCGGTGGCGTTCGGTGCCGAGTATCTGCACCAGGGTTATCAGATCGAGGCGGGTCAGGCCGAGTCCTACTTCCAGACCGGCAGCTCCGGGCTTGGCGGTTTCCGCGCAGCGGATGCAGGCAGCTATTCGCGGCATAACATTGCCCAGTATCTGGACCTGGAAACCAATATCACTGAAAAGCTCGGGGTTTCGGCAGCTGTGCGTCGCGAGGACTACAGTGACTTCGGCTCTAATACCAGTGGCTCGGTTTCGGCGCGTTACGATTTCACGCCGCGTATCGCCTTGCGCGGTAGCGTTTCGACAGGGTTCCGTGCGCCATCGCTGGCTCAGCAGAACTTCACGTATACCTCGTCGCAGTTGATCGGCAACACCATTCAGGAAGCGGGTACGTTCCCGGCCAACAGCAATGTGGCTCAACTGTTGGGTGCTGAAGATCTCAAGGCCGAGAAGTCCCGCAACTACAGTCTGGGCCTGGTGCTCAAGCCGCTGGACAATCTGACCGTGACTGCGGATGTTTACCGTATCGACATCCGTGATCGCATCTCGCTGTCCTCCAACCTGGTGCTCAACAACGCTGCAACCAACTACCTGCAAGCCAACGGTATCACTGACATCAACTACACCAGTGTCCGTTACTTCACCAATGCCACCGACACCAGCACCGACGGTATCGACCTGGTTGCCAACTACCGCTATCAGTTCGATAACGGTGTGGATTGGAACAGCACCCTGGGCTACAACTACAACCACACCAAGGTCACCAGCGTAAAAGCCAACCCGCCGGAGCTGGATCAACTGGGTGTCAATCTGGTGCGTGTAGACCGTCGTGAACGCATCGGTCTGCTGGGTGATACCACGCCGCAGCACAAACTTACCCTGGCCAACGATTTCACGATCGGCAACTGGACGCTGCACTCCAACCTGGTGCGGTATGGCGAGTTCACCAGCTATCAGGCAGCCGAAGTCAACGACCAGACGTTCAAGGCGGCCTGGTTGCTGGACCTGGCAGTGGATTACAAGCTCAAGAACTGGGTCTTCACAGTGGGCGGCGACAACGTTACCGATGAATACCCGGAGAAGCTGAACGAGTTTGCGTCCAGTGGCGGCAACCTGGCCTACAGTACGTTTTCACCTTATGGGTATAGCGGCGCGTTTTACTACGCACGTGCCACCTATAACTGGTAACAGCCGAGTTGTAAAAAGCGCTCCCGCTTAATGGCGGGAGCGTTTTTTTGTAAGGGGTTTACCCCTGCCGGACGACAGGGGCAGCGTGAAGGCTGTCAGCTACCTTGAAGCGGCTTGGCATCCTGAAAGAAGTAGTCTTTCCACGACTCTGGCTTGTTCTTGATCGCACCGACGCGGTACAGGAATTCGGCCAGCGGGTAAGTGTTCTTCGGGGTGATGGTGAACTGGAATTCCGGTTTGTCGATGATCTGCAGCAGTTCTGCGCGATCGATTTTGGCCTTGGTGACACGGATGTAGGTGTCGGCTGCAGCGCCGATGTCCTTGCTGACGAATGCTTCGGCTTCCGACAAGGCTTCAATGAAGGCCTTGTAGGTCTTCGGGTTTTCCTTGCGGAATTTCTCGGTGGCGAACAGCACGGTTGGCGAGTTTGGTCCCAGCAGGTCGTAGGTGTTGAGCACGACATGCACGCCAGGGTTTTTCAGTTCCTGCTCCTGAAAGGGCGGGTTGGAGAAATGCCCTGTCAGTTCGGTGCCTCCGGTGATCAGACTGGCAGCCGCGTCCGGATGTGGCAGGCTGACGGTGTATTTGTCCAGTCGGGCATATTCCTTGTCACCCCATTGTTTGGCGGCTGCATATTGCAGGTAACGCGACTGGACGGAAACGCTCACGGCCGGTACGGCAATGCGGTCCTTTTCCGTGAAGTCGGCGATGGTCTTGACCTTGGGGTTGTTGCTGAGCAGGTAGTACGGGAAGTTGCCCAGCGAAGCGACGGCCTTGACGTTCTGTTTGCCCTTGGTACGGTCCCAGATGGTCAGCAGCGGGCCGACACCGGCGCCTGCGATATCGATGGAGCCTGACAGCAAGGCATCGTTCACCGCCGAGCCGCCGGAGAGCTGGGTCCAGTCGACCTTGATATCCAGGCCTTCTTCCTTGCCGTGCTTCTCGATCAGGTTCTGGTCGCGCACGACGTTGAGCAGCAGATAGACGATGCCGAACTGTTCGGCGATCCTTATTTCACCCTCGGCTTGCGCAGTGGCAGGCATTATCAATGCGCCGGACATCAGTGCTGCACCCAGGCCGATGGCGGTTGCCAGGCGAGACAGGCGTTTCGTGGGTTTGTGCATACAAGGCTCCAGCTTCCAGGGATTTAGTCGGATGTGGAGTGAGCTTATATGCATAAAAAATGTTAATTAAATAACATTTAAGAATAATTATATGATGAATAAATAGTGGCTATTTATAGTAGTCGCGCAGGTTGGCCGGTGCTTTTTATTGGTCCGGCGACGCCTTGCCCGAAGCCTTCTTCGGCTTTGGTTTTTCGCCGGGCTCGCGCAGATGTTCCAGTGCGGCTTCCTTCTTTATCAGCAACAATTCCAGCATGCGGTTCTGTTGGCGAGTGTCCGTCAGGCTTTGCTTGAGTTCGGCGTTCTCGTCCTGAGTGGTGCGCAGTCGTTCTTCGAGCAGGGCGCATTGGGTGTGTGAATGCTGGTAATGCTCGCGGGTGCTGGCAACTTGTTGGGTGGCCTGGCTCAGCAGGTCCTTCTGGTCGTTCAGCGCCCTTGCTACGTTGCGATTTTCTGTCAGCAGCCTTTCGTTGTCCCGGTTCAATAAGGTGATTTCTTCCTGACGCATTGTCAGGCTCTGCTGGGCCTGGCGCAGCTCCATCTGGACTTGCTGAAGCTGGCCTTCGTGGCGTTGTTGCTCGCGGGTGCGCTGTTCCATGATCGAGTTTCGATAGTGCTCCAGCGCTTCCCGGGCGTGCCGATGCTTTTCTTCCAGTGAGTGAATCTGCGCGTCCTTGTCTTGCAGGCGTGCTTCCAGGTCGCTGTTGGCCTGCTGCAGCCTGGCATTTTCTGTCTGCTCGCCTTGCAGTGTCTGCTGGCAGTGGAGCAGGGCGGCGTTCTGTTGCTCGAAAGCGTCGGTCTGGCGTGTCAGCCGCTCTTGCAGTTCATCAATGCGCTGCTGCGCTGTGGTGAGTTCCTGCTGCATGGCCTTGCGATGGGCGTCGTGCTCGTCGCGGACCTGATCAATACGTTCCTGAGCCTGTTCCTGAAGGCGCTGGGCAAGCCTGCTTACCAGATCCGTCAGTTCATCGTTGATGTCGGGCGGCGCGGTGTCGGTTTCATCCAGCTCCCTGAGATAGCGGTGGATGGTGGTTTTCGAGCCGGTATTGCCCATTTCGACACGTACTGCATCGATGCTGGGATTTTCCCCGCGAGAGAGCAGGGCAAGCCGTGCCTTGTTCACCAGCGCCTTGTTTACACCGCCGCGAGCCATGCTGTCTCCTACGATTTCGTACTGTGGTATGTACCCTGTAATTACATACTATATTAGATTGAAAATCAGCGTTGAATTTGTAATAAATTAACCCGTGATATTGGCGTATTATCCCGTGTCATACGCTTGTCTGGCCTGTGAGGGCGATGTGCGCAGTACACAAAGGGGTGACAAGGCATGAATGACGTTGATCGCTATATCGCGGCGGCGACCCGGGACAACACCCGGCGCAGCTACCGAGCGGCCATCGAGCATTTCGAGGTGACATGGGGCGGGTTTCTGCCGGCCACCAGCGAGAGTGTGGCCCGCTATCTGGCGACCTATGCTTCGACCCTGTCAGTCAATACCCTGAAGCTGCGCATGTCGGCGCTGGCGCAGTGGCATAGCAGCCAGGGTTTTGCCGACCCGACCAAGTCCGCGATGGTGCGCAAGGTACTCAAGGGCATACGGGCCTTGCATCCCGCTCAGGAGAAGCAGGCCGAGCCTTTGCAGTTGCAGGATCTGGAGCGTGTGGTTGCCTGGCTTGAAGCTCAGGCGAATGATGCGCTGGCACGGCACGATCAGGCGCAGTTGCTGCGCTGTCGTCGCGATGCGGCGCTGATCCTGCTGGGATTCTGGCGAGGGTTTCGCAGTGACGAGCTGTGCCGCCTGCAAATCGAGGACATCAAGGCGATTCCCGAATCCGGGATCAGTCTTTACCTGCCGCGTAGCAAGGGTGATCGGGACAATATCGGCAAGACCTACCAGACCCCGGCCTTGCAGCGCCTGTGTCCGGTGCAGGCTTACATCGACTGGGTCAATTGCTCTGCCTTGGCGCGTGGCCCGGTATTTCGCTCCATCGATCGCTGGGGCAATCTGGGCGAGGAGGGGCTGCATGTCAGCAGTGTCATTCCCTTGTTGCGTCAGGCGTTCGAGCGTGCAGGTATCAGCGCCGATCAATACACCAGCCACTCGTTGCGCCGCGGGTTTGCCACCTGGGCGCATCGCAACGGATGGGACCTCAAGTCGCTCATGGCTTACGTGGGGTGGCGGGACATGAAGTCTGCGATGCGTTACATTGAGCCGGTTTCGTTCAGCAGTCCTTCCGGGGACCTGGGCGACGTGAAGGTTTCTTCTATTAATAAGCTTCGCCGATAGGCAAAACTAATAAGCAACATCAGGTTTGCCAATGAGCCTTTGTCATCAATCGTGCGTAAGCTTCACTCCATCGAATTCACAACCCATCAGGAGATTCACCGATGCCTATTATCAACAGCCAAGTAAAACCGTTCAAAGCAACCGCATTCAAGAACGGTGCTTTCGTCGACGTTTCGGAAGCTGACTTCAAAGGTAAATGGTCTGTCGTATTCTTCTACCCAGCCGACTTCACCTTTGTTTGCCCTACCGAACTGGAAGACCTGGCTGACAACTACGCTGAGTTCCAGAAACTCGGCGTCGAGATCTACAGCGTTTCTACCGACACTCATTTTGCCCACGCTGCATGGCACAACACTTCGCCAGCAATCGGCAAGATCCAGTACACCATGATCGGCGACCCGACTCTGCAGATCTCCCGCAACTTCGACGTGCTGATCGAAGAAGCCGGTCTGGCTGATCGCGGTACTTTCGTGGTCAACCCTGAAGGCCAGATCAAAATCGTTGAACTGAACGATGGCGGCGTTGGCCGTGACGCTTCCGAGCTGCTGCGCAAGATCAAGGCTGCTCAGTACGTTGCTGCTCACCCGGGCGAAGTCTGCCCAGCCAAGTGGAAAGAAGGCGAGGCTACTCTGGCTCCGTCTCTGGACCTGGTCGGCAAGATCTAAGTCGTATGAAACGGCTAGGGGCTTTGAGCTCTTGAGCAAGTAAACCGCATCGCCCCAAAAAACGCCCGGGCGGTCATCGCCTGGGCGTTGTTTTTTCTACCTTCGTAAAATAGGAAGTCGCCACATGTTGGACGCCAATCTTAAAGCCCAGTTGAAATCCTACCTGGAGCGGGTTACTCGCCCCATCGAGATCGTTGCGTCCCTTGATGACGGCGCCAAATCCCAGGAAATGCTGGCTCTGCTGAACGATGTACTCAGTGTTTCCAAAGACATCACCCTGCAAGACAACGGCACCGATGCACGCAAGCCATCGTTCTCGTTGAACAGCCCTGGTCAGAATATCAGCCTGCGTTTCGCCGGTATTCCCATGGGGCACGAATTCACCTCGCTGGTCCTGGCGTTGCTGCAAACAGGCGGCTACCCACCCAAGGTCAGTGCGGAAACCATCGAACAGGTTCGCGCCCTGCAAGGCGAGTTCCATTTCGAAACCTATTTCTCGCAGTCTTGCCAGAACTGCCCGGACGTCGTTCAGGCCCTGAACCTGATGGCGGTCCTCAATCCGAACATCAAGCACGTCGCCATCGACGGTGCGCTGTTCCAGGATGAAGTGACTGACCGCAAGATCATGTCGGTACCGAGCATCTACCTCAATGGCGAACTGTTCGGCCAGGGCCGCATGGGCCTGGAAGAAATCCTCGCCAAGATCGACACCGGCGCCAGCGCTCGTCAGGCTGAAAAACTCAATGCCAAGGATGCCTTCGACGTTCTGGTCGTCGGCGGTGGTCCAGCCGGTTCGGCCGCAGCGGTCTACGCAGCCCGTAAAGGCATTCGTACCGGTGTTGCGGCAGAGCGTTTCGGCGGTCAGGTGCTGGACACCATGGCAATCGAGAACTTCATCTCGGTACAACACACCGAAGGCCCTAAACTGGCCGTTGCGCTTGAAGAGCACGTCAAGCAATACAACGTCGACATCATGAATCTGCAGCGCGCCGACAAGCTGATTCCCGGCAAAGAGGGCGAACTGCATGAAGTGAAGTTCGCCAGCGGTGCAAGCCTCAAGGCCAAGACCGTGATTCTGGCTACCGGTGCCCGCTGGAGGGAGATGAATGTCCCTGGCGAGCAGCAATACCGCAACAAGGGCGTTGCCTACTGCCCGCACTGCGATGGCCCGCTGTTCAAAGGCAAGCGCGTTGCAGTGATCGGCGGTGGTAACTCGGGCGTTGAAGCGGCCATTGACCTGGCAGGTATCGTCTCCCACGTGACCCTGCTGGAATTCGATGTGCAATTGCGTGCCGACGCAGTCCTGCAGCGCAAACTGCACAGCCTGCCGAACGTTACCGTGATTACCAGCGCCCAGACCACTGAAGTGACTGGCGACGAGCAGAAGGTCAACGGCCTGCGCTACAAGAACCGTGTTAATGGCGAAGAAGTGACTGTCGAGCTGGAAGGTATCTTCGTACAGATCGGCCTGCTGCCTAACAGCGAATGGCTCAAGGGTGCCATCGAGTTGTCGCCACGTGGCGAGAT encodes:
- a CDS encoding DNA-binding protein, giving the protein MARGGVNKALVNKARLALLSRGENPSIDAVRVEMGNTGSKTTIHRYLRELDETDTAPPDINDELTDLVSRLAQRLQEQAQERIDQVRDEHDAHRKAMQQELTTAQQRIDELQERLTRQTDAFEQQNAALLHCQQTLQGEQTENARLQQANSDLEARLQDKDAQIHSLEEKHRHAREALEHYRNSIMEQRTREQQRHEGQLQQVQMELRQAQQSLTMRQEEITLLNRDNERLLTENRNVARALNDQKDLLSQATQQVASTREHYQHSHTQCALLEERLRTTQDENAELKQSLTDTRQQNRMLELLLIKKEAALEHLREPGEKPKPKKASGKASPDQ
- a CDS encoding ABC transporter substrate-binding protein, translating into MHKPTKRLSRLATAIGLGAALMSGALIMPATAQAEGEIRIAEQFGIVYLLLNVVRDQNLIEKHGKEEGLDIKVDWTQLSGGSAVNDALLSGSIDIAGAGVGPLLTIWDRTKGKQNVKAVASLGNFPYYLLSNNPKVKTIADFTEKDRIAVPAVSVSVQSRYLQYAAAKQWGDKEYARLDKYTVSLPHPDAAASLITGGTELTGHFSNPPFQEQELKNPGVHVVLNTYDLLGPNSPTVLFATEKFRKENPKTYKAFIEALSEAEAFVSKDIGAAADTYIRVTKAKIDRAELLQIIDKPEFQFTITPKNTYPLAEFLYRVGAIKNKPESWKDYFFQDAKPLQGS
- the ahpF gene encoding alkyl hydroperoxide reductase subunit F, giving the protein MLDANLKAQLKSYLERVTRPIEIVASLDDGAKSQEMLALLNDVLSVSKDITLQDNGTDARKPSFSLNSPGQNISLRFAGIPMGHEFTSLVLALLQTGGYPPKVSAETIEQVRALQGEFHFETYFSQSCQNCPDVVQALNLMAVLNPNIKHVAIDGALFQDEVTDRKIMSVPSIYLNGELFGQGRMGLEEILAKIDTGASARQAEKLNAKDAFDVLVVGGGPAGSAAAVYAARKGIRTGVAAERFGGQVLDTMAIENFISVQHTEGPKLAVALEEHVKQYNVDIMNLQRADKLIPGKEGELHEVKFASGASLKAKTVILATGARWREMNVPGEQQYRNKGVAYCPHCDGPLFKGKRVAVIGGGNSGVEAAIDLAGIVSHVTLLEFDVQLRADAVLQRKLHSLPNVTVITSAQTTEVTGDEQKVNGLRYKNRVNGEEVTVELEGIFVQIGLLPNSEWLKGAIELSPRGEIIVDARGETSVPGIFGAGDVTIAPYKQIIIALGEGAKASLSAFDHLIRTSAPA
- the ahpC gene encoding alkyl hydroperoxide reductase subunit C, coding for MPIINSQVKPFKATAFKNGAFVDVSEADFKGKWSVVFFYPADFTFVCPTELEDLADNYAEFQKLGVEIYSVSTDTHFAHAAWHNTSPAIGKIQYTMIGDPTLQISRNFDVLIEEAGLADRGTFVVNPEGQIKIVELNDGGVGRDASELLRKIKAAQYVAAHPGEVCPAKWKEGEATLAPSLDLVGKI
- a CDS encoding TonB-dependent receptor plug domain-containing protein translates to MGSFKRHVLGTAILSANLLTAGTWSAAALAEEAKEESKTLDTVIVTGTRAQERTASASLSPIDVISGDSLRNSGSGELGAVLARLIPSINFPRPSLVDGAELTRPAQLRGLSPDQVLVLVNGKRRHTSAFVNLGGAVGRGSAPADLNAIPLSAIDHIEVLRDGASARYGSDAIAGVINVILKEGDHGGSISTQYGQYKKGDGIKRNISGNTGFALGSNGFLNLSGEGANNDYTDRAGNDLRPASVGSTTYGQHVFRQGEPETEEGKIQFNGGYTFSDAAEFYSFGGYSKRRGETAAFYRASNAGNNIPAIFPNGYLPLIRGTLEDTTLVAGLRGELANNWHYDLSANYGKNSYELRTKTINTSLGLATPRSFYNGTLTNDQKQLSLDLSREFSAAWLPYPVSVAFGAEYLHQGYQIEAGQAESYFQTGSSGLGGFRAADAGSYSRHNIAQYLDLETNITEKLGVSAAVRREDYSDFGSNTSGSVSARYDFTPRIALRGSVSTGFRAPSLAQQNFTYTSSQLIGNTIQEAGTFPANSNVAQLLGAEDLKAEKSRNYSLGLVLKPLDNLTVTADVYRIDIRDRISLSSNLVLNNAATNYLQANGITDINYTSVRYFTNATDTSTDGIDLVANYRYQFDNGVDWNSTLGYNYNHTKVTSVKANPPELDQLGVNLVRVDRRERIGLLGDTTPQHKLTLANDFTIGNWTLHSNLVRYGEFTSYQAAEVNDQTFKAAWLLDLAVDYKLKNWVFTVGGDNVTDEYPEKLNEFASSGGNLAYSTFSPYGYSGAFYYARATYNW
- a CDS encoding site-specific integrase; translation: MNDVDRYIAAATRDNTRRSYRAAIEHFEVTWGGFLPATSESVARYLATYASTLSVNTLKLRMSALAQWHSSQGFADPTKSAMVRKVLKGIRALHPAQEKQAEPLQLQDLERVVAWLEAQANDALARHDQAQLLRCRRDAALILLGFWRGFRSDELCRLQIEDIKAIPESGISLYLPRSKGDRDNIGKTYQTPALQRLCPVQAYIDWVNCSALARGPVFRSIDRWGNLGEEGLHVSSVIPLLRQAFERAGISADQYTSHSLRRGFATWAHRNGWDLKSLMAYVGWRDMKSAMRYIEPVSFSSPSGDLGDVKVSSINKLRR